CCGCGATTTTCCCGGTTTGCTTCGGATATTCGGCCCACACACGCTCGCACTCGCTGTCCGGGATCTCGAATCTCTGCCCATGGCCTTGGCCATCACGCGCGCACTCACTCCCGCCGGCGGAGCCGGAGAGAGAGTGTTTTATATCTCTTCCCTTCTCCTTCCCTTCCCTTCTCTTCTCCTTGGACTCAGTTACTGAGTCTGTCACAGACTCTGTAACTGAGTCTGTTGAGCAGGGTTCAAGCGTCAGTGACAGACGCTTAATTTCGGATTCAAGCCGATCCGACTCCGTCTGTGACTTCGACTCGCGCAGGTGCTTCTGCAGGGCCGCGATCCGGGCCTTGAGCGTCTTGAACCGCTGGGCCTGCTTCGCCTGGTAGGCCGTGTTCACGCCCTCGGCGACCGTGGCGTGGTACAGGCGTCCGTCGTTGGATTGGTTCCAGCCGCGGAGAGCGTTCTTGGCCACCTTGCGCCACGCCTTCAGATCTCGTCCAAGCTCGGCCAGGCGGCACAGCTCGACCTCGTCGGATGGAAGGCTCCCTGCGGGCACCTGGTCCCACGACCTCAGCCAAAGTGTCACACCGGCCCGCCATTCCGAATCGCTGCTCTTGGCGTGGAACGACGATCCAAACAGTCTCGCCCGGAAGATCGGCGTGTGCGGAAAATCGCGCAGATCGCAATTGCACGTGGTCAGCGGCGACGGCAATTCGGTGGCGTCGGTGCTCGTCTGCTGGGGTTCCTTGGTGTCCATGTTTTGCATCGCTGATCCTTGCCCTATGTCTGGCTGGAACGCGTCCATGCGCTCCGGCACGCTCCGCGTGCTTGCCAGCCCGACCCGCTGGCGGTCATGGCTCTGGCGTCACAGTTCCCATGTAACGCGGTCAACGAGCGGTGCCCCGAGGTCCGGCTCCGACGCCGGACCTCGGATGCATCGCCGTTCCCTTGGGTGTCGCCCTGCGGGTTTGAGAGATTGATTCGGTTCATGCGGCCACCTGCAATCGCATCGACGGCGGCATGAACGCGCCCAGCACCACCGCCGCGAGCTTCGGACAGACGCTGTTGCCGGCCATGCGTGTCTGCGCGGTCTTGGTGAGCGCTTTCCCGTTGAATTGGATCTCGATCAGGTAGTCATCGCGGAAGCCCTGGGCGCTGTAGAGCTCGCGCGGGACGAGCATCCGCATGCCGATGTCGACGATCCGGAAGACGGATCCGGCAGCCAGGACCAGCCCGAACCGAAGGCGCCCGCGCTCGGTGGCGAGCGGATCTTGCCACTCGTCCTCGGTTGGTTCGCCGAAGTGGGCCCACAGGAGCTCGAGCACGGCGCGGCGCTTCGGGCCTTCCTCGGCCTCGATGCGGCCGAGCTGCAGTTCGATGAGCCGCTGCTGGCAGCCCTTGCCCATGATGGTCGAGACCGGATCCTCGAGCGACCGTCCGATGCTGCCTTTCGCCGCGGCCTGCTCCATGTAGGCGGCACCCAGGCCAAAGCGATCCTTTGTGGTGACCGTGTCCAATGGATCGGAAGGGTTTGCGGCGACTCCGGTGCCGAAATACTTGTCGATGATCGGGGCCACGATCTTCTGGTGAGCGCCTCCGCTCATGACCGTGGTGAGTGGCTGATCCATCTCGCGGCCAACGCAATCGAAATTGTGCTGCGACATGTAGGCCGCGACCACTTGCGATTTTCCGCCTCCACCGTCGCTCATGACCGTGGGGTGAGGCTCTTCGATGTCGCATCCGCTGACCGTGGTTCCGAACTGGCGCCCGAGGAACACGCCGACTAGGTCGCCGCCGTTTCCGCTTGGCACAGTGGTAGGGGCCGGCGCCTCGATGTCCAGTGCCCGCGGCTCCTGGCCAGCGCGCTCGCCATAGCGCGGCTTCAAGAACGCCGAAGCCAAGCATTTGTCGTTGGAGCTGGTGACCGTGCGCAGCGGTTCGTCGACCGACCACACATTTGGAGCGCGGCCGGTCGTGGTGCTGTGCGCCGGCGAAACGATGAACGGCCGCGGGCTCTTGATCACGTAGCGGCAGATTCCTTTGGCGATCCGGGCCAGCGTCTTGGGCTTGAGCTCCTTGCGTCGACCGAAGATCGACGGAATCGGCAGGCTCCAGTCGATGATCGAAGCCGCCGAGCGGTGGGGCTTGAGCCGGGATCCGTCGAGACCCAGGCCGCAAGCCTCCACCTTCGCGCGTGGCGCATGCGTCGGCTCCGGCCACGCCGCCGAGTAGTCCTCGCTCATCGCCACCAAGAAGAGTCGCTTGCGTGTCGTTGGAACGCCGTAGTCGGCGGCGACGAGCTCGCGCCATTCGATGCGAGTAAAACCAAGCGATCGCAGGTTGGCGGTCCAGGCGTGGAAGGTCTCGCCCTTGCGGCTCTTCTGCACCTTGCCAGCCTTGTCGCCGTAGCGGTGCAGCGGGCACCATTCCCGGAATTCTTCGACATTCTCCAATGCGATCATCCGCGGGACGTGGCCTGTTGAGCGATTGATCGCCGCCGCCCATCGGAGCACCTCCCACGCGAGGCCGCGGATGTTCTTGTCCTTCGGGCGGCCTCCGGCTGCCTTGGAGTGGTGCTTGCAGTCCGGCGACGCCCACAGGATCCCGACTCTCCGGCCCGGGAAGTTCGCCAGCGCATCGCCGATGTCCACCTTGCGGATGTCCTCGCACAGGTGCATGGTTCCTGGGTGATTGGCCTTGTGCAGCGCGATCGCCTCGGCGTCGTGGTTGACGGCGAGGTCGGGATCTCGACCCAGCGCGGCGCGGATGCCCTCGCTGGTGCCGCCGCCACCGGCGAAGAGGTCGATGATGAGGTCCTGCGCCTCGCCAATCATTCGGCGTCCTTTTTGAGCGGCATCACCACGTACTTGATGACGGTTCCATATTTTGCAGTCCAGGTGAACAACGATGGTCCTTCGCCATCACCGCAGGTGCTGATGCTGCATTCGACATTGGCTCGACCATTCATCACGGTTCCCGCTTCCATGGCGATTTCACCGATGTCCCCGAGGAACATTGAGCTCAGGTGCCCGATCCCGATCTTCACTTCCTTTGGGATCACGGCCATCCACGGTGGCGGAATCCCCGGCAGCAAAAAGCTTCCCGTCAAAGATTCGTCACCGCATCCGATGATTGCCCGACCCGGAATTGTCCCGAGCGTGATGGACACTGAGCATCCAATCTCGCTGTCATCGACCTGGCATGAAAATGAGTCAGAGATCCATTCAGCGGCGTGCTGGTTAATGATCACGTCATCGGTGCAGCGCGGTTTCTCCGTGAGTTGAGCCACACACAGACGACGGCCGTCCGTCCCGATGACGAAACCGCGATGATCAATCATGATGCCACCGGATTGATATTTTGCGTCGCTACGATCAACGATACCGCAGCAGATCATGCACGCTCTGATCGCGGCCACGAGCGCGCGGCCGTTGTTGAATATGAGCATCCGTTGTGCAGACGGCTCGGGTTCAGACACCGGTTGCAATGGTGTTCCTTGGTTCTCCATGGTTCAGGCCACTCCGCGTCGGGTGCGAATTCTCCGCCACAGCTCCGAACACTTGCGGGCGAGCGTCCATTGCTGCACCGTGCCGGCCACGTCGCTTTCGTGGATCGCGCGGGCGGTTTCACCCTGGCCCATGATCACCAGCGGCGTCTTCGTTCCGTGCTCGAACACCCGCTTGCGTTGCCCGATCGATCCGGCCAGGATGCCCTCGCAGACCCTCAGGACCTCCTGCGGGAACTCCTTCATCCCCGAGATTTTTGAGGGGTCGATGTTCTCGATGACATCGACCAGACGGGTCGAGACCACGACCCGGATCGTCCTGGCGGAACGGGGATCGAACTCAAAAAACTGGATTGAATCCATTACCAAGCGCCCCAGACCGCAAAAGTCCTTGTTACTCGAATTTTCCATGCCGCCGTCCAATCTGATCGGCCAAGCGGTCGATCGATAGAATCAGGCGTTCAATCGGGTCGGAAGTACAAATCCTGTTGCCCCGACTAAACTACAAACGCCCGCGAGCGAACGCTCACGGGCGTTTGTGTTTGTTGTTCGGCCGAGAAGGGCAAGATCGCACTCGTCATCGGAAGTGCGTTTGCTTACTGCTCACCTACCGCCACGAGCCATCCTTTGTGACTCGGACAAACGACTCGCCGTCATGCCGAAAGAGGCCGTGCGTTCCGCTCAGCCACAGCCGTCCGCTGCTGTCTTCCAGGATGGTGAACGCGAGCGACGTGATGTCGTCCTGCTCCTTCAACTCCGTGAATGCGTTGCCGTCGTATCGGTACAAAGGAGATCGCTTGGCGGAGAACCACACATTCCCAGATCGACCTTCGTGAATGCACCAGATCTCCTTGCCTTCGACGACGCCTTGCTGTGTGAAGTTGGTGAAGTTCTTTCCATCAAACCGACTTATTCCCCCGTGAATCGTCCCGAACCAGATGTTCCCCGACTTGTCTTCGAGAATACTGCCGACGGCGTTGTTCGGCAGACCGTCGCGCTCGGATATGTTTGCCAAGGCCTTTCCGTCGTAGATGTACGCTCCTCCGTTGGTGCCGAGCCACACCCGCCCTTTGCGGTCCACCGTGATGCAATGCACGAACTTGCCGCTGGTCACGCCTCGGGTCGGATCGGGCTGGGCTTCCGGAAATGAGAAGGGGGAGAACGTTTTTCCGTCGAATCGGCAGACGCCCTCGATGGTGCCGATCCATATCACGCCGCTCGCGTCAACGGCCATGCTCCAGACATCGCGGCTGATCAGGCCGTCCTTTTCGCCATAGCTCGTGAATGATTTGCCATCAATCCGGGTGATGCCACCGTCTGTTCCACACCATATATTGCCGGCCTTATCTTCGACGATCTTCTTGATGGTGACACCGCGGCCCAGATCATCTTTGATGTCATAGCTGGTCAAAGCGCTTCCGTCGTTGCGGAACAGGTCGCATTCGCCGCCGATCCACAAAGTGCCGCGTGAATCCTGAAACACTGCTCGAACGACACCGCGAATTTCAGACGTCGGCGCGACGTCGATAACGAGAGAAGTCGGGCGGGGCTGCACGTCTTGCGTGTGAGGAGATCGGGCAGCGTCTTGAACAGATCGCGTTTGATTGGGCGTTGTCGCAGAACGACTGATCGTGTCGGATCTTTGTGCGGATTCCGGCAGTTTGGTGCACCCGACGGTCAACAATGTGACGCCAACAACAGAAGCAACGATTGACCAACGCACGTTGAAGACTCTCACGCTGGAGCATACACGGCGCAGCAGTGGGTTCCCATCAAAACCCGCGTTTCTGGCTCCCAAAGGCGGATTGCCTCCACAAAAAATTCAAACCGTGTCCTGTCACCCCGACTCAGTGAACGGCCTCGCGTCAGCGGGTCGTTTTGCGGAACGGGGGGATTCGGGCAATCCGTCGACATGTTCACGGGATCGCTTTGGAAAGCGCCGATTGGTGGAGCACTTCGGACCAGTTCAGGACCACGCGGATCTTGGCGGGCTGCGTCTCCCACGCCGCCGGCTCGACCATGACAAAGCTCCCGTCGGGCAGCGCGTCGTACACGCCCCACAACCCGGTGGTCGCAATGCGGGCCAGGTCGAAGAGCCGGACCGGCGGCGAAGACCGGAGTCCGTCCGTCGTGTCGATGTCCACGGCGTGCATCACCTCGCGTGGGTCAATGAAAAAAATCCTCTTCCCGTCGCGTGACCATCGCGGTTCGGATCCTCCCGCGGTTGTGATTTGCAGCCGAGGACCGTTCCCCCCGAACGTGCGCAGGAAAATTTCGGATCGCCCCGATTCGCCCGACACGAACGCAAGAAGCTTGCCGTCCGGCGAGAGATGGAACGAATGTTCCCCGTCGTGAGCTCCCGGAATCGGCTCCATGGGTTTCGGCTCGGATTGATTCAATTGAAATTGGAAATTTTTTATGACCGGATCCTTCGTGGTTCCGCGCTGGCTGAGGAGAAGCGTCGAACCGTCCGGGGTCATGCAGGATGGAAAAATTTCCTCGCTTGAGATGCCGAGGGACGCGGCGGCAGAGCCGCCAACACCGCCCGCCACCGGCTTTTTCACGACTTCGGCCCGCTGGCCGGGGATGGATTGCATGAAGATCATGGCCGCACTGTCGGGAGTCCACACCGGAGACCAGCTCTCGCCTATTTTATTGACGAGCGTCAACGAACGACGTTCGAGATTGCACGACCACAGCTCCACGCGTTGGCGCAGCGTGACGACGGCGACATTTTGTCCATCGGGCGAAACACTTAGTCCGCCGACGATCGAATCCGCATTGTCCATCAGAGGGGTGGATTTTCCCGCGGCGTCCACGCGCACAAGCCTTCGCCCCGGCCCGCTCCGGCCGCCCGCCACATAAGCCATCGTGCTCCCGTTGCTGGACGAGGCCGCCCAGACCGCGGCATCGGCCCAGCGCGATGTGCGGACCGCGTCGACGACCTGGACTTCTTCTCCGGTGACCACGCATTGGACGGGGTCGAATGCAACGGCGATCAGGGTGGATTCGCGGAGAAACACAATGTGGTTGGGCGCGATGAATCGCGCGTCGGTGGCGTTCTTGATGATCTGGCGCTTGGCGCCATCCTGAAGCGACACCGCCACCACGGAGTAGCTCTGCAGCGTGTCGCCGTCCCACACGCTGGCCAGCACATAAGACGCCCCCGGCACGGCGACCACCCGGTTGTAGCCGAGCACGGAGGCGGACCCATCGGAAGTGCGCTCGGATGGCCCGGCGGCGGAGAGCAGCGCCGGTTTTCCTCCATCGCTGCTCACGCGCCACACGCCGTCGAAGTTTCCGATGACGATGGATCCATCGTCGAGCCAGGCCGTGCTGCCAAGGCTCGATTCACAAATGGCCAGAGGCGGGCCGCCAGCGATCGGTAATTTCATCAATTGCTTTTGAACGAAGAACCCGAGCCAACGGCCATCGGGAGAAAAGAAGGGAAGGATGGCCTCCTCGGTTCCCGGAAGAGGCGTGGACTCTGCGGAGCCGAGAGTGCGAAGGAAGAGCTTTGAGGTGCCTTCGGATTCCGCTTGGAACACGATTTTGTCACCGGCCGGGCTGATGCACAGCGAAGCCATTCCTTCACCGAAGGCAGCGAGCGTGTACCCGGGGGGCGGTTCGATGTCGAAGCGCACGATTGGCCTGGTGGGCGAGCTGGATTCGCCGCGCGAAAGGATCAGCCCAAGTCCGCTTCCGAGCAGCAGCACCGCCGCGGCCAGTGTCCACAGCAGCCAGCGCAATGCGCTTGAGGGTCGCCCCGCGGCCGCGCCCAGGCCCGCGCCGGAGAGATGCAGGCTCGTTCCGGTGGGATCCGCAATGCTGGCATCAAGGTCAATGCGCGCATCGCCGATGTCGTGGAGCCGCTGCTTGCGATCCTTCGTCAGACAGCGACGCAAGAGCATCTGCACCAGCGGCGGTGTGCCCGGCGGCAGCAGGGGCCAGCTCGGCTCCCGGTGCAGAATCGCGCCCAGTGAATCCGTGACGGTTTCGCCGGCGAACGGGCCGATGCCGGTCAGCATCTCGTAGACCACGCACCCGAAGGAGAAGATGTCGGAGCGCTTGTCGACGGACTTGCCGCGGGCCTGCTCGGGGCTCATGTATCCGGCGGTGCCAAGGATCACGCCGGGAATGGTCGGGCTGTGCTGTGGTCGGGTTAGCGTGGGCGAGTCCGCGAACCCCTGCGCCGAGGTGGACGACACCGGGCCATCCTCGGTCCGCGCCAAACCGAAGTCCAGCACTTTCACCACGCCGTCGGGGGTGATCATCACATTGGCGGGCTTCAGATCGCGGTGGACGATTCCCTTTTCATGCGCGGCCTCAAGAGCTTCGGCGATCTGCCTGGCGATGGCCAGGGACTCATCGACTGGAATCGCGCCGCGCTTGAGCTGGTCGGCCAGCGTCTCGCCTTCGATGAACTCCAGGATCAAATATCGATGGCCCCCGATTTCCTCGAGCCCGTAGATGGCGCCGATGCCCGGATGGTTGAGCGAGGCGAGCACTTTGGCCTCGCGCTGGAAGCGGGCAAGGCGGTCGAGGTCGGAGGACAAATGAGCCGGCAGCGACTTCATCGCCACCTGGCGGTCAAGGCGCGAGTCCATCGCAAGATAGACCTCGCCCATGCCGCCGCGGCCGAGCTCACGCAGAATCTGGAAGGAGCCGATGGTTTGCG
This portion of the Planctomycetota bacterium genome encodes:
- a CDS encoding YdaU family protein, which produces MQNMDTKEPQQTSTDATELPSPLTTCNCDLRDFPHTPIFRARLFGSSFHAKSSDSEWRAGVTLWLRSWDQVPAGSLPSDEVELCRLAELGRDLKAWRKVAKNALRGWNQSNDGRLYHATVAEGVNTAYQAKQAQRFKTLKARIAALQKHLRESKSQTESDRLESEIKRLSLTLEPCSTDSVTESVTDSVTESKEKRREGKEKGRDIKHSLSGSAGGSECARDGQGHGQRFEIPDSECERVWAEYPKQTGKIAAFELIRQACWRIADANDLENPVEAIELLIERVRAYAKACRGREKRFIAEPKTWFSDGKYLDPKEAA
- a CDS encoding DNA cytosine methyltransferase — translated: MIGEAQDLIIDLFAGGGGTSEGIRAALGRDPDLAVNHDAEAIALHKANHPGTMHLCEDIRKVDIGDALANFPGRRVGILWASPDCKHHSKAAGGRPKDKNIRGLAWEVLRWAAAINRSTGHVPRMIALENVEEFREWCPLHRYGDKAGKVQKSRKGETFHAWTANLRSLGFTRIEWRELVAADYGVPTTRKRLFLVAMSEDYSAAWPEPTHAPRAKVEACGLGLDGSRLKPHRSAASIIDWSLPIPSIFGRRKELKPKTLARIAKGICRYVIKSPRPFIVSPAHSTTTGRAPNVWSVDEPLRTVTSSNDKCLASAFLKPRYGERAGQEPRALDIEAPAPTTVPSGNGGDLVGVFLGRQFGTTVSGCDIEEPHPTVMSDGGGGKSQVVAAYMSQHNFDCVGREMDQPLTTVMSGGAHQKIVAPIIDKYFGTGVAANPSDPLDTVTTKDRFGLGAAYMEQAAAKGSIGRSLEDPVSTIMGKGCQQRLIELQLGRIEAEEGPKRRAVLELLWAHFGEPTEDEWQDPLATERGRLRFGLVLAAGSVFRIVDIGMRMLVPRELYSAQGFRDDYLIEIQFNGKALTKTAQTRMAGNSVCPKLAAVVLGAFMPPSMRLQVAA
- a CDS encoding serine/threonine-protein kinase, translating into MPPQTIGSFQILRELGRGGMGEVYLAMDSRLDRQVAMKSLPAHLSSDLDRLARFQREAKVLASLNHPGIGAIYGLEEIGGHRYLILEFIEGETLADQLKRGAIPVDESLAIARQIAEALEAAHEKGIVHRDLKPANVMITPDGVVKVLDFGLARTEDGPVSSTSAQGFADSPTLTRPQHSPTIPGVILGTAGYMSPEQARGKSVDKRSDIFSFGCVVYEMLTGIGPFAGETVTDSLGAILHREPSWPLLPPGTPPLVQMLLRRCLTKDRKQRLHDIGDARIDLDASIADPTGTSLHLSGAGLGAAAGRPSSALRWLLWTLAAAVLLLGSGLGLILSRGESSSPTRPIVRFDIEPPPGYTLAAFGEGMASLCISPAGDKIVFQAESEGTSKLFLRTLGSAESTPLPGTEEAILPFFSPDGRWLGFFVQKQLMKLPIAGGPPLAICESSLGSTAWLDDGSIVIGNFDGVWRVSSDGGKPALLSAAGPSERTSDGSASVLGYNRVVAVPGASYVLASVWDGDTLQSYSVVAVSLQDGAKRQIIKNATDARFIAPNHIVFLRESTLIAVAFDPVQCVVTGEEVQVVDAVRTSRWADAAVWAASSSNGSTMAYVAGGRSGPGRRLVRVDAAGKSTPLMDNADSIVGGLSVSPDGQNVAVVTLRQRVELWSCNLERRSLTLVNKIGESWSPVWTPDSAAMIFMQSIPGQRAEVVKKPVAGGVGGSAAASLGISSEEIFPSCMTPDGSTLLLSQRGTTKDPVIKNFQFQLNQSEPKPMEPIPGAHDGEHSFHLSPDGKLLAFVSGESGRSEIFLRTFGGNGPRLQITTAGGSEPRWSRDGKRIFFIDPREVMHAVDIDTTDGLRSSPPVRLFDLARIATTGLWGVYDALPDGSFVMVEPAAWETQPAKIRVVLNWSEVLHQSALSKAIP